The following proteins come from a genomic window of Candidatus Thiodiazotropha sp. CDECU1:
- a CDS encoding response regulator transcription factor: MSNRPTVFVVDDDQAMRNSLKWLIESVSMQVETFESADAFINSYYPGRSGCLLLDVRMPGMSGLELQEYLRENQIAIPVIIITGHGDVPMAVRAMKSGAIDFIEKPFNDELLLESIRHALALDVKQRDMQAQRAEIATRLARLTPREHEVMVMVTNGKANKEIASGLGVSAKTVEAHRARVMEKMQANSLAELVRMAINANLTLSEPNNEE; encoded by the coding sequence ATGTCCAATCGACCGACAGTTTTTGTAGTAGATGATGACCAAGCCATGCGGAATTCCCTGAAATGGCTTATAGAATCGGTGTCCATGCAGGTGGAGACATTCGAGTCGGCTGATGCCTTTATCAATAGTTACTATCCGGGACGATCCGGCTGTCTGTTATTGGACGTTCGAATGCCCGGAATGAGCGGCTTGGAATTGCAGGAGTATTTGCGGGAAAATCAGATTGCCATTCCCGTGATTATCATTACCGGTCATGGTGATGTGCCTATGGCTGTTAGGGCTATGAAATCGGGAGCGATCGATTTCATTGAGAAACCTTTTAATGATGAATTATTACTGGAGAGCATTCGCCATGCATTGGCGCTGGATGTAAAGCAACGGGATATGCAGGCCCAGCGCGCTGAGATCGCCACCCGCCTGGCACGCCTGACACCGAGAGAGCACGAAGTGATGGTGATGGTGACCAATGGCAAGGCAAACAAGGAAATCGCAAGCGGCCTGGGGGTCAGCGCCAAAACCGTCGAAGCTCACCGTGCCAGGGTCATGGAGAAGATGCAGGCCAATTCACTCGCTGAACTGGTGAGGATGGCGATCAACGCCAATCTGACACTCTCTGAGCCGAACAACGAAGAGTAG
- a CDS encoding PAS domain-containing sensor histidine kinase has product MSTIKTKSWRAKLLNISLPALSLLAGIFSGLVAWLLLDPIQGKHLEQLFQSELVRRLDVRAVETRRRFEEFIREWQVQGHSLSNHWQLITYLNSFSWQESAQRAKYYNDTPSWLEIGHPNVSMIEPSQVVLMDMQGNAREIYQRKLLPFSLERVIELYPNHDALNVTLINGYPYLLVWSNIAYQQETDPAVLLLIIDIDERFLAESQKMAHGTDTLIALINSDDQRLLVSSDNREIPQGSYIRDWHDSYLLTSQAITHYQSLEHNLLFTTMVSRDLVRQNIENITKLAQLDRLLAALVYVVVFSFIIYLISAKINQVLKRISSYGQQALGVKQPVIEKGNQLLQLEDWVKKFFRQLITARDTLHDRQEKRIRETEVLKSALFDNSMVSIITLNGQGIVVEVNGTALKFFGYSRDQLIGKQLEEIAIKPDYRTRFREMLGQCIKRSVGSDQCHDKPMLAQTANGEEKAIECSVISIHLQHQTVFNVYLRDISARRQAEREISSLAKLASENPNPVLRVNDRGVIVYANEASEPLLTYWDCERGQTLPLYWRNLVASVLNDGVNKVYEINLEEQIFSLLLAPIKELEYVNIYGRDFTQMRMAEIQSRQHQSELVHVCRLSTMGEMSTGLAHELNQPLSAIINFASGCVRRLQAGSGGEAELLDAMAQITVQAERAGEIIKRLRSLVGKRPQEREAVNLNHLVLEVASFIEFEANRQKVEVSVELSDEVLPVMVDLVQIEQVMLNLVRNAIDAMKQVDISKRKLLLKSERIDNKMVQVLVKDTGQGMPEETLSHLFDAFFSTKKGGMGMGLRISQKIMQDHHGMIEVDSQVGSGTTFHVILPTDSKLKLPGF; this is encoded by the coding sequence ATGAGCACTATTAAAACAAAAAGTTGGCGTGCCAAGTTACTAAATATATCCTTGCCTGCACTCTCCCTGTTGGCAGGTATTTTCAGCGGATTGGTTGCTTGGTTATTACTGGATCCGATCCAGGGTAAGCACCTGGAACAGCTGTTTCAAAGTGAGTTGGTGCGGCGGCTGGATGTACGTGCCGTGGAGACCCGGCGTCGCTTCGAAGAGTTTATAAGAGAGTGGCAAGTGCAGGGGCACTCTCTATCAAATCACTGGCAGCTCATCACCTACCTCAACTCTTTTTCCTGGCAGGAGTCGGCGCAGCGCGCAAAATATTACAATGATACGCCAAGCTGGTTGGAAATCGGCCACCCAAATGTAAGTATGATTGAGCCCAGCCAAGTGGTACTGATGGATATGCAAGGCAATGCGCGTGAGATCTACCAACGAAAGCTGCTGCCTTTCAGTCTCGAAAGAGTAATTGAGTTGTATCCAAATCATGATGCCCTGAATGTCACTCTGATCAATGGCTACCCCTATCTGTTGGTATGGTCGAATATCGCCTATCAGCAGGAGACGGATCCAGCAGTACTCCTGCTGATCATCGATATAGATGAACGCTTTCTTGCCGAGTCGCAGAAGATGGCCCACGGTACGGATACCCTTATTGCATTGATCAACTCAGATGACCAAAGGCTGCTGGTAAGCAGCGATAACAGGGAAATACCCCAGGGTTCCTATATACGGGATTGGCATGACAGCTATCTATTGACATCCCAGGCAATAACGCACTATCAATCGTTGGAACACAATCTGTTGTTCACCACTATGGTATCGCGGGATTTGGTGCGGCAGAACATAGAAAATATAACCAAACTTGCGCAGTTGGATCGATTGCTTGCTGCGCTGGTCTATGTGGTTGTGTTCTCCTTTATCATCTATTTGATATCTGCCAAGATCAATCAGGTTTTGAAGCGCATCTCCAGTTATGGGCAGCAGGCGCTGGGGGTGAAACAGCCGGTCATAGAAAAAGGAAATCAACTTCTGCAACTGGAGGATTGGGTAAAGAAGTTTTTCCGCCAGTTAATTACGGCACGTGATACATTGCACGACAGGCAGGAGAAGCGGATCAGGGAAACGGAGGTTCTTAAGAGTGCGCTGTTCGATAACTCCATGGTTTCGATCATCACCTTAAATGGGCAGGGTATTGTTGTGGAGGTCAATGGAACTGCACTTAAATTCTTCGGTTATTCCAGGGATCAGTTGATCGGTAAGCAATTGGAGGAGATTGCCATAAAGCCCGATTATCGCACCCGTTTCCGCGAAATGCTGGGACAATGCATCAAGCGGAGTGTCGGCTCTGATCAATGTCATGATAAACCGATGCTGGCACAAACTGCCAATGGTGAGGAGAAGGCAATCGAGTGCTCGGTCATTTCGATTCATCTCCAACACCAGACGGTTTTCAATGTCTATCTCCGCGATATCAGCGCACGTAGACAGGCCGAGCGGGAGATCTCAAGTTTGGCCAAACTTGCGAGTGAAAATCCCAACCCTGTATTACGCGTCAATGACAGGGGTGTAATCGTTTATGCCAATGAGGCCAGTGAGCCGTTGTTGACCTACTGGGATTGTGAGCGTGGTCAGACGTTGCCTCTCTATTGGCGCAACCTGGTTGCCAGTGTCCTCAATGATGGTGTTAACAAGGTCTACGAGATTAATCTGGAAGAACAGATATTCTCACTATTGCTGGCACCCATCAAAGAGTTGGAATATGTCAATATCTATGGCCGCGACTTCACCCAAATGCGTATGGCCGAGATACAGAGCAGACAGCACCAGTCTGAACTTGTCCATGTCTGCCGGCTCAGTACAATGGGAGAGATGTCGACGGGCTTGGCCCATGAGCTGAACCAGCCACTCTCGGCAATTATCAATTTTGCCAGCGGCTGTGTCAGACGTCTGCAAGCAGGAAGTGGCGGTGAAGCCGAACTGTTGGACGCCATGGCTCAGATCACTGTGCAGGCGGAACGGGCCGGTGAGATTATCAAGCGCCTTCGCTCGTTGGTGGGGAAACGCCCCCAGGAACGTGAGGCGGTGAATCTCAATCACCTGGTATTGGAAGTCGCCTCATTCATTGAGTTCGAGGCAAATCGACAGAAGGTAGAGGTGAGTGTGGAATTGAGTGATGAGGTCCTTCCGGTTATGGTTGACCTGGTACAGATTGAACAGGTGATGCTCAACCTTGTACGGAACGCTATCGATGCCATGAAGCAGGTCGATATCAGTAAACGCAAGTTGCTGCTGAAGTCGGAGAGAATAGACAATAAAATGGTCCAAGTGCTGGTCAAAGATACTGGTCAAGGCATGCCGGAAGAGACCTTGAGTCATCTCTTTGATGCATTTTTTTCCACCAAGAAAGGCGGTATGGGAATGGGATTGCGGATTAGCCAGAAAATCATGCAAGATCATCATGGCATGATCGAGGTTGATTCTCAGGTAGGCAGTGGGACGACCTTTCATGTCATTCTACCAACGGATTCTAAACTCAAACTACCAGGTTTTTAA
- a CDS encoding PilZ domain-containing protein: MEHRRDHRKLLTLDIIINDRTLGKIDAKIRNISLSGMLVDIGDSTHKLNPIVEVSFPVDSCGGQKQCQAKAFIVHQQSGCLGLMFSELDAGVRQMLRKMLYGYATVAERAYMHTGYSETSQALSKQVGYNY; encoded by the coding sequence ATGGAACACAGACGTGACCATCGCAAGTTGCTAACTCTAGACATTATCATCAATGATCGCACTCTCGGTAAAATAGACGCTAAGATAAGAAATATCAGCTTGAGCGGTATGCTGGTCGATATTGGCGACAGCACACATAAGCTGAATCCGATCGTTGAAGTCTCATTCCCTGTCGATTCCTGTGGCGGCCAGAAGCAGTGCCAGGCCAAGGCGTTCATCGTGCATCAGCAATCCGGTTGTCTGGGCCTGATGTTCAGTGAGTTGGATGCCGGAGTTAGACAGATGCTACGAAAAATGCTGTATGGCTATGCTACAGTGGCGGAAAGGGCATATATGCACACTGGCTATAGTGAAACCTCCCAGGCCTTGTCTAAACAGGTTGGTTATAACTATTGA
- a CDS encoding RDD family protein: protein MTTNSDLEPTAALAPGLIRRFAAILYDGLLLIALLFVTTAIITLPLGKPSGIMLLVFQIFVFEIIPLIFFTGFWAWGGQTLGMRAWRLKLVRMDGGDVSWADAFRRHLAALFSLLVFGLGFIWILVDPQKLAWHDRLSKTRLIIVE, encoded by the coding sequence ATGACGACAAATAGCGACCTCGAGCCGACAGCTGCTCTTGCTCCAGGCCTCATCCGCCGCTTCGCTGCCATCCTCTACGATGGCTTGCTGCTGATCGCTCTACTCTTTGTGACCACCGCCATCATCACCCTGCCATTGGGTAAACCAAGCGGGATCATGTTACTTGTTTTTCAAATTTTTGTCTTTGAAATCATACCTTTGATATTCTTTACCGGGTTCTGGGCCTGGGGCGGCCAAACACTTGGCATGCGCGCTTGGCGACTCAAACTGGTCCGCATGGATGGGGGGGATGTCAGTTGGGCGGATGCCTTCAGACGCCACCTCGCCGCACTCTTTTCGCTGCTGGTTTTTGGCCTTGGATTTATCTGGATCCTGGTCGATCCGCAAAAACTCGCCTGGCATGACAGGCTGTCAAAGACTCGATTGATAATTGTCGAATAA
- a CDS encoding adenylosuccinate synthase — translation MGKNVVIIGTQWGDEGKGKVVDLLTDKASAVVRFQGGHNAGHTLVIDGEQTVLHLIPSGILREGVRCLIGNGVVLAPDALLEEVDSLESRGVPASSRMGISESCPLILPYHIALDTAREKARGKKAIGTTGRGIGPAYEDKVSRRGIRLGEIFDQAHIAERLREVMDYHNFSLKHLFEYGEVDYQQVLDQLLEQAQRLQPMVEDVTGTLHQLRNDGKNVMFEGAQGALLDIDHGTYPYVTSSNTTAGGAATGSGVGPRYLDYVLGIVKAYTTRVGAGPFPTELFDEDGDHLGTKGHEFGATTGRKRRCGWLDVVALRRSLEINSVSGMCITKLDVLDGMEKVKICVAYNLNGQEVTSPPSGADRFEECEPVYIDMPGWQESTVGMTGYDQLPQAAKNYLAKVEELCDTPIDIISTGPDRNETIIRRHPFDS, via the coding sequence ATGGGCAAAAATGTCGTAATAATAGGAACTCAGTGGGGGGACGAGGGCAAAGGCAAGGTTGTGGACCTGCTGACTGACAAGGCCTCTGCTGTGGTCAGGTTTCAAGGTGGTCACAACGCCGGTCATACACTGGTCATCGATGGAGAGCAGACCGTTCTGCACCTGATTCCCTCCGGGATATTGCGCGAGGGTGTACGCTGCCTGATCGGCAACGGTGTGGTGTTGGCCCCGGATGCCCTGCTGGAGGAGGTAGACTCCCTTGAGAGTAGAGGGGTGCCGGCGTCGAGTCGCATGGGTATCTCCGAGTCCTGTCCGCTGATCCTCCCCTATCACATTGCCCTTGACACCGCCCGGGAAAAGGCACGCGGAAAAAAGGCTATCGGCACCACCGGGCGGGGCATTGGCCCGGCTTACGAGGATAAGGTTTCCCGGCGGGGCATTCGCCTGGGTGAGATCTTCGACCAGGCCCATATTGCCGAACGACTGCGTGAGGTGATGGATTACCACAACTTCTCCCTCAAGCATCTGTTCGAGTACGGTGAGGTCGACTATCAGCAGGTACTGGATCAACTGCTTGAACAGGCGCAACGGCTGCAGCCCATGGTGGAAGATGTCACTGGCACCCTGCATCAGTTACGCAACGATGGAAAGAACGTTATGTTCGAGGGTGCCCAGGGGGCGTTGCTCGACATAGATCATGGGACCTATCCCTATGTCACCTCATCCAATACCACCGCCGGCGGTGCGGCGACAGGCAGTGGTGTCGGTCCCCGTTATCTCGACTATGTGTTGGGGATCGTCAAGGCCTATACAACCCGGGTCGGAGCAGGCCCTTTTCCCACCGAGCTGTTTGACGAGGATGGTGACCATCTTGGTACCAAGGGACATGAATTCGGTGCAACCACAGGCCGTAAGCGCCGCTGTGGCTGGCTGGATGTGGTAGCCCTGCGGCGTTCCCTGGAGATCAACAGCGTCAGCGGAATGTGCATTACAAAACTGGATGTCCTCGATGGCATGGAGAAGGTCAAGATCTGCGTCGCCTATAATCTGAATGGCCAGGAGGTCACATCCCCACCTTCCGGTGCAGACCGTTTTGAGGAGTGTGAGCCGGTTTATATCGATATGCCGGGTTGGCAGGAGTCCACCGTGGGCATGACCGGTTACGATCAATTACCCCAAGCCGCGAAAAACTACCTGGCCAAGGTTGAGGAGCTGTGTGACACACCCATCGATATCATCTCAACTGGCCCGGATAGGAACGAGACTATCATTCGTCGTCACCCTTTCGACAGCTGA